A window from Littorina saxatilis isolate snail1 linkage group LG9, US_GU_Lsax_2.0, whole genome shotgun sequence encodes these proteins:
- the LOC138975990 gene encoding uncharacterized protein: protein MPPTKIKFVVSFSSQDKVYKVSNLLSDDSKHWLSDPQDRSGQVEAIFQLEKPCRLAFIDIGVIWCATVEVRVGKSDWPQGQSYVPLVPLQTLMSPVDCRLGRNTKRMCMFSKAHFREGGAQGEWDRIQVVCRQPWRKDVQLGLSFLRMRSHDGDSSANQSCVDPGNSSGSKPLAQINSVADIQKHFFGDRPDENDNNSGLKQRLQKIASTAEDGTENPDTLPRVARMVLTANQQYPQPGPPGQHDNAGRLFSNTVKQQQAPEFSEEVTQFLNTLDISKQDIETLQVSDLRHKFEKLKWRKLTADEKRSFYACCQDFIGHMFDEESNSTNNIASATSAKQSASERNDTNTSSEPRKGLDNRSPVGQKALMKDARNHTSRGSELSPKLSKEIMPQTQKVKAKEESMSSGGFLRTVSSKSNASEAKGALTKNKTGVSDVIKKSGVTPNKTPAKTEQMYNSTNSTPGRTPVSGYSHDRNKSTSSRHIVSSPSSGSSPCSTKPKSSNKVSKNSQNQKALYKNTSSPTSISNRVLNGETFFYGGETMKCVLPSGSSAKKSSSPSTLPSSPLYGVSLGATGLVSNSQSKSDTSPRSTIDPSLLNSHKQFLNSRVNTLSSPTSQKTSPPSALAAASLTPSSVTKGRRGAAGNKSRPTRGKRLGSPLDTLSNSGPAKRQPKPSTPLQPDVSPPNSGGWLNTTRGRGRGRGGAGSNLRRKKEGPEDSDDDLHELPSLQANQGQRGRGRGRGSRARGRGRGTANRRLELPQEPTCPVNTSTTPSTYDRVDDPFSGELQIDEDAVFVECPMCQEMFPSDTVNLHAAGCFGQSSRGASLAAAFVQCPLCEEMFPDENIAEHASSCLL, encoded by the exons ATGCCTCCAACAAAAATCAAATTTGTTGTTTCGTTTTCTTCTCAG GACAAGGTCTACAAGGTGAGCAACCTTCTGAGCGATGATTCCAAACACTGGCTGAGTGACCCTCAGGACCGATCTGGACAGGTGGAGGCCATCTTTCAGCTGGAGAAACCATGCCGTCTGGCCTTCATTGACATTG GTGTGATATGGTGTGCCACCGTGGAGGTGCGTGTGGGAAAGTCAGACTGGCCACAAGGACAAAGCTACGTGCCCTTAGTTCCCCTGCAAACTCTGATGTCACCTGTGGACTGTCGTCTCGGCCGCAACACCAAGCGAATGTGCATGTTTTCTAAAG CTCACTTCAGGGAGGGAGGAGCACAGGGAGAATGGGACCGCATTCAAGTGGTGTGTCGTCAGCCGTGGCGCAAGGATGTGCAGCTTGGGTTATCTTTCTTGAGGATGCGCAGTCATGACGGTGACAGCTCGGCCAACCAAAGCTGTGTCGATCCAGGAAACAGTAGTGGCTCTAAGCCACTTGCTCAAATAAACAGCGTGGCTGACATCCAGAAACATTTCTTTGGAGACAGGCCTGATGA GAACGACAACAACAGTGGACTCAAGCAGCGCTTGCAGAAAATTGCGTCAACAGCCGAAGATGGGACGGAAAACCCGGATACTCTCCCTCGCGTTGCTCGCATGGTGCTCACAGCCAATCAGCAATACCCTCAACCTGGGCCACCTGGTCAGCATGACAACGCTGGTCGTCTTTTCTCAAACACCGTCAAACAGCAGCAGGCTCCAGAG TTTTCAGAGGAGGTTACCCAGTTCTTGAACACGCTTGACATCAGCAAGCAGGACATTGAGACTCTGCAAGTGTCAG ATCTTCGTCACAAGTTTGAGAAGCTGAAATGGCGTAAGCTGACTGCAGATGAAAAACGCAGCTTCTATGCCTGCTGCCAGGATTTCATTGGTCACATGTTTGATGAGGAGAGCAACAGCACCAACAACATAGCTTCTGCTACTAGTGCCAAACAATCTGCGTCTGAAAGAaatgacacaaacacaagctCAGAGCCAAGGAAAGGTTTGGATAATCGCAGTCCTGTAGGCCAGAAGGCTTTGATGAAGGATGCTAGAAACCATACATCCAGGGGTAGTGAACTCTCTCCAAAATTATCAAAAGAAATTATGccacaaacacagaaagttaAAGCCAAAGAAGAGAGTATGTCGAGTGGAGGTTTTCTCAGAACTGTGTCTTCCAAATCAAATGCTTCAGAAGCCAAAGGCGCTTTGACAAAGAACAAAACTGGTGTGTCTGATGTGATCAAGAAGTCTGGTGTCACTCCAAACAAAACTCCAGCTAAAACTGAACAAATGTACAACTCCACCAACAGCACACCAGGCAGAACTCCAGTTTCTGGCTACAGTCATGATAGGAATAAAAGTACTAGCAGCAGACACATAGTCTCCAGTCCAAGCAGTGGTTCCTCTCCTTGTTCTACAAAGCCAAAAAGTAGCAACAAAGTGTCTAAAAATTCACAAAATCAGAAGGCATTGTACAAGAATACATCAAGTCCAACGTCGATTTCCAACAGAGTTCTCAACGGTGAAACATTTTTTTACGGTGGTGAAACCATGAAATGTGTGTTGCCGAGCGGCAGTTCTGCAAAGAAGTCCTCCTCACCCAGCACCCTGCCTTCTTCCCCACTGTATGGTGTGAGTTTAGGGGCAACAGGCTTGGTTTCAAATAGTCAGTCAAAGTCGGACACCTCGCCCAGATCTACCATTGACCCATCACTGCTGAACTCACACAAACAGTTTCTGAACTCAAGAGTAAATACTCTGTCTTCACCAACTTCACAGAAGACCTCCCCACCCTCAGCACTAGCAGCAGCCTCTCTCACTCCCAGCTCTGTAACAAAGGGAAGGAGGGGGGCTGCAGGAAACAAATCACGACCAACGAGAGGGAAGCGACTCGGTTCACCCCTTGACACCTTGTCTAATTCAGGTCCAGCGAAGCGACAGCCAAAGCCCTCAACTCCTTTGCAACCTGACGTTTCACCACCAAACAGTGGAGGCTGGTTGAATACCACACGTGGTCGGGGTAGAGGAAGAGGTGGGGCTGGGAGCAATCTGCGCAGGAAGAAAGAAGGACCGGAAGATTCTGATGACGATCTACATGAACTGCCTTCGCTTCAAGCCAATCAAGGACAGCGGGGTCGAGGGCGTGGTCGAGGAAG CAGGGCTCGTGGTAGAGGAAGAGGTACAGCTAACAGGCGTCTGGAGCTGCCCCAAGAACCAACCTGCCCTGTCAACACTTCTACCACCCCTTCAACTTACGACAGAGTGGATGATCCATTTTCTGGTGAACTTCAAATTGATGAGGATGCAGTGTTTGTGGAGTGCCCCATGTGCCAGGAGATGTTTCCCAGCGACACGGTCAACCTACACGCGGCCGGCTGTTTCGGCCAAAGTTCAAGGGGTGCGAGTCTGGCTGCAGCATTTGTGCAGTGCCCACTGTGTGAAGAAATGTTTCCTGATGAGAACATTGCTGAGCATGCTAGTTCTTGCTTGTTGTGA